From the Salana multivorans genome, the window TCCAGGGTGAGGGCAACGACCCGGAGCAGTGGCAGTTCGCCATGCTCGCGGGCGACCCGCTGTACGGGGGCGTCGAGCCGACCGGTCAGGTCCTGCCCGCCGATGGCGTCCGGCTCCTCGCCCCGGTGATCCCGCGCTCGAAGGTCGTCGGCGTCGGGCGCAACTACGCCGAGCACGCGGCCGAGCTGGGCAACGAGGTGCCCGAGCGGCCGCTCGTCTTCCTCAAGCCGAACACCTCCGTCATCGGCCCGGACGACCCGATCGTCCTGCCCTCCTACTCCGACGACGTGCACTTCGAGGGGGAGCTCGCCGTCGTCGTCTCGCGGCTGTGCAAGGACGTGCCGGTCGCTCGGGCGCTCGACGTCGTGCTCGGGTACACGGTCGCGAACGACGTGACGGCCCGCGACCAGGGCGCGACCGGGCCGTGGGCGCTGAAGAAGGGGTTCGACTCCTCCTGCCCGCTCGGTCCGGTCATCGCCACCGACGTCGACCCCGGCGACCTGCGGATCCGGACCTGGGTCGACGGCGAGCTGCGCCAGGACGGCAGCACCGCCCAGATGCTGGTCGGCGTCTCCGAGCTGATCGCGTACGTGTCGTCGATCTTCACGCTCCTGCCCGGCGACGTGATCCTCACCGGCACGCCGGCCGGGGTCGGACGGATCGACGCCGGCCAGCGCGTCGAGGTCGAGATCGAGGGCATCGGGCGCCTGGGCAACCCGGTCCTGCGCCGCTGAGCCGAGGCCGGGGCTCACCCCGCGCTGGTCCGGCGCGGCCGCCGATGCGCTCCTGCGCCTGGGGGACGAGGGACGCGGGGACGGCGCCCGCGGCTAGGCTGGCTGATCGTGACCGAGACGCCAGCTGAGACCGCTCCGACCGCCGCCGCCCCTTCCGTCGGACCGGCCCCGACCGTGCGCTTCTGCCCGTCGCCGACCGGCATCCCGCACGTCGGGATGATCCGCACGGCGCTGTTCAACTGGGCGCAGGCGCGGCACACGGGCGGCACGTTCGTGTTCCGGATCGAGGACACCGACGCGGCCCGCGACTCGGAGGAGTCCTACGCCGCGATCGTCGAGTCGCTGCGCTGGCTCGGGATCGACTGGGACGAGGGCATCGACGTCGGCGGGCCGAACGGCCCCTACCGGCAGAGCCAGCGCGCCGACATCTACGCCGACGTCATCGAGCGGCTCAAGGCCGGCGGCTACCTCTACCCGTCGTTCTCGACGCCCGAGGAGATCGAGGCACGCAACGTCGCGGCTGGCCGCCCGCCGCAGATGGGCTACGACAACGCCGAGCGCGACCTCGCCCCCGAGCGGGTCGCGGCCCTCGAGGCCGAGGGCCGCCGGCCGGTCTGGCGCCTGCGGATGCCCGACGACGACCTCACCTTCCACGACCTCATCCGCGGCGAGGTGACGTTCAAGGCGGGCTCGGTGCCGGACTACGTCGTCGTCCGCGCCGACGGCAAGCCGCTCTACACGCTCGTCAACCCGGTCGACGACGCGCTCATGGGTGTCACCCAGGTGCTGCGCGGGGAGGACCTGCTCTCCTCGACGCCGCGCCAGCTCGCGCTCTACCGGGCGCTCGTCGAGCTGGGCATCGCGAAGCAGACGCCGGAGTTCGCACACATGCCGCTCGTGCGGGGCGAGGGCAACAAGAAGCTCTCCAAGCGCGACCCCGAGTCCGACCTGTTCCACCACCGCGAGCGCGGGTTCGTCCCGGAGGGGCTCCTGAACTACCTCGCGCTGCTCGGCTGGGCCATCGGCCCGGACCGCGACGTCTTCACCATGCGCGAGCTGGTCGAGGCCTTCGACATCCGCGACGTGAACCCCAACCCGGCGCAGTTCGACCTCGCGAAGGCCGAGGCGATCAACGCGCAGCACCTGCGGATGCTCGATGTCGCGGACTTCACCGCGCGCCTCGTCCCGTACCTGCGCGGGTACCTGTCCGCCGACACCTACGGGGGCCTCACCGACCGCGAGCGCGCGATCCTCGACGCCGCGGCGCCGCTCGTCCAGGAGCGCATGACGCTGCTCGGCGAGGCGCCGGGGATGCTCGGCTTCCTGTTCACGCCGGACGCGGACCTCGTCGTCGAGGAGGACGCAGCGGCCTCGCTCAAGGAGGGCGCGGCCGACGTGCTCGACGCGGCCGTCGGCGCGCTCGACGCGCTGGCGGAGGAGGAGTTCGCGACGGCCGCGATCGAGGAGGCCCTGCGCGGTGCGATCGTCGACGGGATCGGGATCAAGCCGCGCCTGGCCTTCGGCCCGCTGCGCGTCGCCGTCTCCGGCCGCCGGGTCTCGCCGCCGCTGTTCGAGTCGATGGAGATCCTCGGGCGGACCTCGACGCTGGCGCGGCTCGCTGCG encodes:
- a CDS encoding fumarylacetoacetate hydrolase family protein, with translation MRIARVAVGDDPRYAVVQGEGNDPEQWQFAMLAGDPLYGGVEPTGQVLPADGVRLLAPVIPRSKVVGVGRNYAEHAAELGNEVPERPLVFLKPNTSVIGPDDPIVLPSYSDDVHFEGELAVVVSRLCKDVPVARALDVVLGYTVANDVTARDQGATGPWALKKGFDSSCPLGPVIATDVDPGDLRIRTWVDGELRQDGSTAQMLVGVSELIAYVSSIFTLLPGDVILTGTPAGVGRIDAGQRVEVEIEGIGRLGNPVLRR
- the gltX gene encoding glutamate--tRNA ligase, with the translated sequence MIRTALFNWAQARHTGGTFVFRIEDTDAARDSEESYAAIVESLRWLGIDWDEGIDVGGPNGPYRQSQRADIYADVIERLKAGGYLYPSFSTPEEIEARNVAAGRPPQMGYDNAERDLAPERVAALEAEGRRPVWRLRMPDDDLTFHDLIRGEVTFKAGSVPDYVVVRADGKPLYTLVNPVDDALMGVTQVLRGEDLLSSTPRQLALYRALVELGIAKQTPEFAHMPLVRGEGNKKLSKRDPESDLFHHRERGFVPEGLLNYLALLGWAIGPDRDVFTMRELVEAFDIRDVNPNPAQFDLAKAEAINAQHLRMLDVADFTARLVPYLRGYLSADTYGGLTDRERAILDAAAPLVQERMTLLGEAPGMLGFLFTPDADLVVEEDAAASLKEGAADVLDAAVGALDALAEEEFATAAIEEALRGAIVDGIGIKPRLAFGPLRVAVSGRRVSPPLFESMEILGRTSTLARLAALRASLPAS